In Fusobacterium canifelinum, a genomic segment contains:
- a CDS encoding L,D-transpeptidase family protein — translation MNRKKILLFMLMFVMSFNINAAQTASFAETINNENIEIIATYDNEMPQEIKKVYKPKHTGERVSYLDYIFIKARVSNLREKPDPNSQIVGKYTYDSKLKLLQKIKYQGNLWYLAQDENGVKGYIAASQTEKRDFRFQMALDKIHDLEAFINKSLDEGATLMSVNTYAPNPSNINPKRQKDKYGTSLDQNLLGISQKGEQIIIPDRSVVKIIENRGDKALVKALSIPETLEVSKAKLSTFPSIKRGFRKVIAIDIENQNFMVFEKSKQTNEWELISYVYTKTGIDSELGYETPKGFFTVPVVKYVMPYTDETGQKAGTAKFAIRFCGGGYLHGTPINVQEEVNKEFFLRQKEFTLGTYTGTRKCVRTSEGHAKFLFDWLVGSPNKDSNDQRLSEDAYFVVF, via the coding sequence ATGAATAGAAAGAAAATTTTATTATTTATGTTAATGTTTGTTATGTCTTTTAATATAAATGCAGCACAAACTGCATCATTTGCTGAAACAATAAATAATGAAAATATTGAGATCATTGCAACTTATGATAATGAAATGCCACAAGAAATAAAGAAAGTTTATAAACCTAAACACACAGGAGAAAGAGTTTCATATCTTGACTATATTTTTATTAAAGCAAGAGTTTCAAATTTAAGAGAAAAACCTGATCCAAATTCTCAAATTGTTGGAAAATATACTTATGATAGTAAATTGAAACTTTTACAAAAAATAAAATATCAAGGAAATTTATGGTATTTAGCTCAAGATGAAAATGGTGTTAAAGGGTATATTGCAGCAAGCCAAACTGAAAAAAGAGATTTTAGATTCCAAATGGCTCTTGATAAAATTCATGATTTAGAAGCTTTTATAAATAAGTCTCTTGATGAAGGTGCAACTTTAATGAGTGTTAATACTTATGCACCAAATCCAAGTAATATAAATCCTAAAAGACAAAAAGATAAATATGGAACAAGTTTAGACCAAAACCTATTAGGTATCAGTCAAAAAGGTGAACAAATCATTATACCTGATAGATCTGTTGTTAAAATAATTGAAAATAGAGGAGATAAAGCCTTAGTAAAAGCTTTATCAATTCCAGAAACTCTTGAAGTATCAAAAGCAAAACTTTCAACTTTTCCTTCAATAAAGAGAGGATTTAGAAAGGTTATAGCAATAGATATTGAAAATCAAAACTTTATGGTTTTTGAAAAATCAAAGCAAACTAATGAATGGGAATTAATTAGTTATGTGTACACAAAAACTGGTATAGATAGTGAGTTAGGTTATGAAACTCCAAAAGGTTTCTTTACTGTACCAGTTGTAAAATATGTAATGCCTTATACAGATGAAACAGGCCAAAAAGCTGGAACTGCTAAATTTGCTATAAGATTCTGTGGTGGTGGATACTTACATGGAACTCCAATCAATGTACAAGAAGAAGTTAATAAAGAATTTTTCTTAAGACAAAAAGAATTTACTTTGGGAACATATACAGGAACAAGAAAATGTGTTAGAACAAGTGAAGGGCATGCAAAATTCTTATTTGATTGGTTAGTAGGTAGCCCTAACAAAGACTCTAATGATCAAAGATTGTCAGAGGATGCATACTTTGTTGTATTTTAA
- a CDS encoding OmpA family protein translates to MKKKLTAVLLLALLVTACSSTKTTKKTNVGVDSTNKYAIEDTEANKKPLEDIIVFNEEGVTIRREGNNLILSMPELILFDFDKYAVKDGIKPSLSTLAKALGENKDIHIKIDGYTDFIGTEAYNLDLSVKRARAIKDFLISKGAIGSNISIEGYGEQNPADTNQTAAGRSKNRRVEFIISRG, encoded by the coding sequence ATGAAGAAAAAATTAACTGCGGTACTTTTATTGGCTCTTTTAGTTACAGCTTGTAGTAGTACAAAAACAACAAAGAAGACAAATGTAGGTGTTGACTCAACTAATAAATATGCTATTGAAGATACTGAAGCTAACAAAAAACCATTAGAAGACATTATAGTTTTCAATGAAGAAGGAGTTACAATAAGAAGAGAAGGTAACAATCTAATATTGTCAATGCCTGAATTGATACTATTTGATTTCGATAAGTATGCTGTTAAGGATGGTATAAAACCTTCACTTTCAACTTTGGCAAAAGCTTTAGGAGAAAATAAAGATATTCATATAAAAATAGATGGATATACAGATTTTATAGGAACTGAAGCATACAACTTAGACTTATCTGTAAAGAGAGCAAGAGCAATCAAAGATTTCTTAATTTCTAAAGGTGCTATTGGATCTAATATCTCAATAGAAGGTTATGGAGAACAAAATCCAGCAGATACAAATCAAACTGCAGCTGGAAGATCAAAAAATAGAAGAGTTGAATTCATCATATCAAGAGGATAA
- a CDS encoding SoxR reducing system RseC family protein: MVNKGIVTKIDGDIVAVRLYKSSSCSHCSCCSETNKMGSNFEFKINQKVELGDLVTLEISEKDVVKAAFIAYIFPPIFMILGYIVADRLGFSEMQSIFGSFLGLGVGFIFLAVYDRFFAKKTIDEEIKIVAVEKYDPNACTNLAESCEDFF; the protein is encoded by the coding sequence GTGGTTAATAAAGGTATTGTCACTAAAATTGATGGTGATATAGTTGCTGTAAGATTATATAAAAGTTCTTCTTGTTCACACTGTAGTTGTTGTAGTGAAACTAATAAAATGGGAAGTAACTTTGAATTTAAAATAAATCAAAAAGTTGAATTGGGGGATTTAGTTACTTTAGAAATTTCTGAAAAAGATGTTGTTAAAGCAGCATTTATAGCATATATTTTTCCACCAATATTTATGATTTTAGGCTATATAGTTGCAGATCGTTTAGGATTTTCAGAAATGCAATCAATATTTGGAAGTTTTTTAGGATTGGGAGTAGGATTTATTTTTCTTGCTGTTTATGACAGATTTTTTGCTAAAAAAACAATAGATGAAGAAATAAAAATTGTTGCTGTTGAAAAGTATGATCCTAATGCTTGTACTAATTTAGCTGAATCTTGTGAAGATTTCTTTTAA
- a CDS encoding pyridoxal phosphate-dependent aminotransferase, protein MLAKRYTGKKLVDNIFATSKKAKQAILKFGKENVINATIGSLYNEDEKLAVYDVVESVYRNLSPEDLYAYASNVIGEDDYLEEVIKVVFYEDYKEVLKGIHIASIATTGGTGALSNTIKNYMDTGDKVLLPNWMWGTYKNIVIENGGTIETYQLFNENGNFNFEDFKNKVLELAKVQNNVVLVINEPSHNPTGFRMTYEEWVDLMDFFKSIRDTNLIVIRDVAYFEYDDRGEEETKKIRKLLVGLPKNVLFMYAFSLSKSLSIYGMRIGAQIAVSSDEGVIQEFKDAIPFSCRTTWSNIPKGGMKLFTTIMKNPELKANFLNEKQGYMNLLNERANIFLTEAKEQNLEILPYKSGFFVTVPVGETVDKVIEDLENKNIFVIKFDTGIRIGLCSVPKRKIKGLAKKIKDSIDKSKNL, encoded by the coding sequence ATGTTAGCAAAGAGATATACAGGAAAAAAATTAGTTGACAACATATTTGCAACAAGTAAAAAAGCTAAACAAGCTATTCTAAAATTTGGGAAAGAAAATGTAATAAATGCAACTATTGGTTCACTTTATAATGAAGATGAAAAATTAGCTGTATATGACGTAGTTGAAAGTGTATATAGGAATCTTTCACCAGAAGACTTATATGCTTATGCTTCAAATGTAATAGGTGAAGACGATTATCTTGAAGAAGTTATAAAAGTAGTTTTTTATGAAGATTATAAAGAGGTTTTAAAAGGAATACATATTGCTTCTATTGCAACAACAGGTGGTACAGGAGCATTATCTAATACAATTAAAAACTATATGGATACAGGAGATAAAGTATTACTACCAAATTGGATGTGGGGAACATATAAGAATATTGTTATTGAAAATGGTGGAACAATTGAAACTTATCAACTATTCAATGAAAACGGAAATTTTAATTTTGAAGATTTTAAAAATAAAGTTTTAGAATTAGCAAAAGTTCAAAACAATGTTGTTCTTGTAATTAATGAGCCTAGCCATAATCCAACAGGTTTTAGAATGACTTATGAAGAATGGGTAGACCTTATGGATTTCTTTAAAAGTATAAGAGATACTAACCTAATTGTAATAAGAGATGTTGCTTACTTTGAATATGATGATAGAGGTGAAGAAGAAACTAAAAAAATTAGAAAATTATTAGTTGGCTTACCTAAAAATGTATTGTTTATGTATGCTTTTAGCTTGTCAAAATCTCTTTCTATATATGGAATGAGAATAGGTGCACAAATTGCAGTTTCATCTGATGAAGGAGTAATACAAGAGTTTAAAGATGCAATACCTTTTTCTTGTAGAACAACATGGTCTAATATACCAAAAGGTGGTATGAAATTATTTACTACTATTATGAAAAATCCTGAATTAAAAGCTAATTTTTTAAATGAAAAACAAGGATATATGAACTTATTAAATGAAAGAGCTAATATATTTTTAACAGAAGCTAAAGAGCAAAATTTAGAAATTTTACCTTATAAAAGTGGTTTCTTTGTAACTGTTCCAGTAGGAGAAACTGTAGATAAAGTTATAGAAGATTTAGAAAATAAAAATATATTTGTTATAAAATTTGATACAGGTATAAGAATAGGATTATGTAGTGTTCCAAAGAGAAAGATAAAAGGACTTGCAAAAAAAATAAAAGATTCTATTGATAAGTCTAAAAATCTATAA